The DNA region TTGGGAAAAAGTATTGTTGTGAGCTAACCTGGCCCGGACTCATTCACGGCGGTAACTCACGGATGACAGCAAAGCGTCATCCGTCAATGTATGCGTGTGATCGATCCGGGGGTCATCGGTTGCGCGGTCACGGACGTTGACCGCCAAACACCAGCGCGCACTGAAGAACTAGCGGTCAGCAAGGAAGCGTGCTCGAAGCCAACACCAAATTGTAACCAAGTGAAGTTGAATATATACGTTAGTAAATTTATTAGTAACGCGTGAGTTTTATTCGACCACCTCTGCGATCGAAAGAACATAAAAGTGGCgacgagtaaaaaaaaaaaaaaggatttttttttcattgcatttCGACTGTGAGTGAAGTTGTGCTGTTCGAAAAATTACGCGCCCGCGAGCAAAACGCAGAAGGATGAGCACCAGCGAAAACGGTGCATCGGATTTCCCCATGGAAGGAGAGCAGCGAAGATCATCCTTGCTGCGTTCGACTGGTTTTGCTACGGGACAGCAAATTTTTCCACCCGCGAACGAGAATGTTGTGCCAACGGTGAATCTGCCATCGCAGAATGCAGCGGGGCAGCCATCGCTACAGCATTTTGCTGCGTCATCATCAGTGCCGGCGCAGTCACCCGATTCTGCGATGCTGATGCAGATGATGCAGTTAATGCAACagcagatgcagcagcagcagcagcaggtgcagcaacagatgcagcaacagcagcaactaaTCACGCAAGTATTGCAGCAGTCACAAGTTACAAACCAGCAAAGCCAGGCCTTCCCGACGCAGGTCATTACCCCCAGTAATCCGGAGTTGATTATTGATGCGTTGTCGGGTAGCATCACCGAGTTCCGGTACGAGGCGGAATCCGAAATAACTTTCGATACGTGGTTCGCGCGCTACGAGGACCTGTTCGCACAGGATGCCTCCCGCCTCGACGATGCAGCAAAGGTGCGCTTACTGGTGCGCAAGTTAGGCCCTGCGGAGCACGCACGCTACGCTAGTTTCATCCTGCCCAGCGTTCCTCGGGAGATACCGTTCGATGAAACGGTGAAAAAGCTGAAGGCCCTTTTTGGGAGAGCTGAAACGCTTGTGAGTAAGCGCTACAAGTGTTTGCAGCTAACGAAATCTCGTACGGAGGATTTCGTGTCGTTTGTTTGCCGCGTGAACCGCTCCTGCGTCAACTTTCAGCTGTCCGCAATGAGCGAGGAGCAGTTCAAATGCCTGATATTAGTGTGCGGCTTAAAGGATGATGCTGATGCGGACGTGCGCACGAGACTTCTCTCTCGTATCGAGGAGAGAACCGACGTCACGCTAGAGCAGCTCTCCGCTGAGTGTGAGCGAATCTCCAGCTTGAAGGTGGATAGCGCCATGATCGCTACTCAGGCGGAGGAGCAAATCCTAGCACTAAGAAGTAGAAGCAATGCACAACAGCAGGCgagcaagtggaaacaaaggAAGCAGTACCAGCATACGAGGAACAGTgataatgtaaacaaaccaccTGGGCCGTGTTGGTTATGTGGTGAGGCTCATTGGGCAAGTGAGTGCTCATATGCTCTGCACAAGTGTCGCGATTGTAACGTAACCGGTCACCGAGAAGGTTTTTGCAACCAGCAGAAAAGAGGCAACAAAAAGGGGaagtacaagaaaaaaaaacgcacgtcGGTGGACATGCGTACGGTGACGGTCAATGTTTGTAATGTCCAGCAAGCTAGAAAAtttgttaacattttcatcaacagtAACAGGGTCCGCCTGCAGCTTGACACTGGATCGGATATTACAGTAATCGGACGAGAAACGTGGCAGCAGCTGGGTAAGCCAACACTGAAGCCGGTAACAGTCCACGCAAAAACAGCATCTGGGTCCCGCCTTGAATTGGATGGTGAATTCGAGGCACAGATAACGATCGGTGACAGAACGCGGTCTGCTGTTATACGCGTTATGGACTCGGCCTTGCATCTTTTGGGGGCCGATATGATAGCAACGTTCGAGCTCGGTGCCGTCCCCATGGACCAGTTTTGCAACAAGGTGGAAGCAGAGGGAGTGAAATGGGAGAGCCGATTCCCTGCATTGTTTAAAGGCAACGGATTGTGCACCAAGGCGAATGTACAGATTCAGCTCAAGCCAAATCACCGTTCTGTGTTTTGTCCTAAGCGCCCGGTAGCGTACGCGATGCGAGCAACGGTGGACAAGGAGCTCGATCGCTTAGAGGATCTAGGGGTGATTACTCCGGTGGATTATTCGGACTGGGCGGCCCCAATTGTGGTGGTGAGGAAGCAGAACGGCAGCGTGCGGATTTGTGGAGATTATTCAACTGGGTTGAATGCAGCTCTTCAATCGTACGAATATCCACTCCCACTCCCAGAGgatatttttgcaaaactggCACAATGCaagtatttttcaaaaattgatCTAACGGATGCATTcttgcaggtacaaattaaagAGGAATATCGTCCACTCCTGACGATTAACACGCATCGCGGATTGTACCATTACAACCGTCTACCACCTGGCATTAAAATTGCTCCAGCCGCGTTCCAGCAACTCATCGATGCAATGCTCTCCGGCCTAAAATGTACATCTGGGTACATGGATGATGTAGTTGTTGGAGGCAAAACAGAACGCGAGCACGATGAGAATTTGCTCAACCTTTTCCGGCGCATAAAGGAGTACGGATTTACAATCCGAGCGGAAAAGTGTTCGTTTAAAATGCCAAGGATAGAGTACCTGGGTTTTGTTATCGACAGACAGGGTCTCAGACCAAACCCAGCGAAAATAGATGCGATCCTGAAGATGCCAGCACCGACGAACGTTAGTGAGGTTCGGTCCTTTCTGGGTGCTGTGAATTATtacggcaaatttgtaccAAAGATGCGAGAATTGCGATACCCGCTGGATGCATTGCTCAAAAATGACACCAAATTTGTTTGGACACGGGAGTGCGCAAATGCTTTTAACAGGTTCAAAGACCTGTTAGCATCCGACTTGCTGCTGACGCACTACGACCCGAATGCAGAGATAGTGGTCTCTGCCGATGCATCGTCGGTTGGACTAGGCGCGACCATAAGCCACAGGTACGCGGATGGCTCGCTGAAGGTTGTTCAGCACGCATCGAGAGCCCTTACGAAGGCTGAAGCAAATTACAGCCAAATTGACCGCGAAGGTTTGGCGATTATAtttgctgtgaaaaagtttcataagaTGCTGTTTGGGCGCCACTTCCGATTGCAAACCGATCATCGACCCTTGTTGCGGATTTTCGGGTCACATAAGGGTATACCAGTGTACACGGCAAATAGGTTGCAGCGGTTTGCATTGCAGTTGCTGATGTATGATTTTACCATCGAGTACGTGCAAACCGATAAGTTTGGCAATGCGGACGTGCTCTCAAGGCTGATACACGAGCACGCAAAACCGGATCCGGAATACATAATCGCAAGCGCTGAGTTGGAAAATGATGTAAGTTCCATAGCATCATACTGTATTAATATATTTCCACTCAATTTTAGAGACGTTGCGAAGGCCACGGAGTCCGACCCTGTCCTGAAGAAGGTTTACGGATACATCATGGAAGGGTGGCCCCAAAATGTCGCGTATGCTGCAGAGCTGGCTTGCTTTTACCACAGAAGCGAAGCCCTAACCACGGTGCGTGGTTGCATTTTGTTTGGGGAAAGAGTGGTGATCCCTAGCAAGCTGCAGCAGCGTTGCTTGAAGCAACTACATGAAGGGCACCCCGGTATCCAGCGAATGAAGTCGAAGGCCCGGAGTTACGTGTACTGGCCATCCGTTGATAAGGACATAACGGAGCACGTAAAGGGATGCCATGCTTGTGCGATAGCGGCAAAGACTTCACCTCGCGAAAAACCTGTTCCCTGGCCAGCGACACAGAAACCTTGGGAACGTATTCACATCGATTTCGCTGGGCCAATCGATGGTGACTATTTTCTGATCGTGGTAGACGCGTTTACCAAGTGGCCAGAGGTGATACGAACGCGAAGTACCACATCAGCAGCAACGATCGCGATACTGAGGTCAATCTTTGCGAGATTTGGATACCCGGAAACGATGGTGAGCGACAACGGGCCACAATTTGTCAGTGCTGAGTTTTCGGAGTATTGCAGTAGTCGCGGTATACAGCacgtcacaactgcgccattCCATCCGCAATCGAATGGGCAGGCGGAGCGCTTTGTTGACACCTTCAAGCGGTCGATGAGGAAGATCCAGGAAGGGGGAACAACGCAGGACGAAGCGCTTGACGTTTTTCTGGCGAGCTACCGGTCAACCCCCAACGCTATTTTGCCGGACATGCAGTCGCCAGCTGAAGCCATGCTAGGCAGAAAAATGCGAACAGCGTTGGCACTGCTGAAACCTCCACCTGCAGCGCAAGCAGAACCGGCCAACTTGGATAGACGATTTCAGCGCGGTGACCTCGTCTACGCCAAGTTCTATGCGCGGAATTCATGGAAGTGGGTTCCGGCGCAAATCATACGAGAGTTGGGCAGCGTTATGTTCGAGGTGCAGACGAACAATCAACGGGTTCACAGGCGCCATGTGAACCAGCTGCGAAAACGTGATTCGGCCGTGGGGGCTTCCAGCGAGGACGTGGACATAGATCATTTGCCGTTTGATCTGCTGACGGACAGCGCGGTAGCGGAATCGAGTTCTGTTCCCTTGACGGACCATCAAACTAGCGCGTCACCCACACAACCATCTCCACGCCCAATCCCGTTCGCTACTACAAAACGCCAGCAGCCGATACGGTCGCCACGCCGGTCTTCTAGGCTTAGAAGACTTCCGCGTAGGCTCGAGGGGTATCGTCTGTAAttaaaagggggagatgttgtgagCTAACCTGGCCCGGACTCATTCACGGCGGTAACTCACGGATGACAGCAAAGCGTCATCCGTCAATGTATGCGTGTGATCGATCCGGGGGTCATCGGTTGCGCGGTCACGGACGTTGACCGCCAAACACCAGCGCGCACTGAAGAACTAGCGGTCAGCAAGGAAGCGTGCTCGAAGCCAACACCAAATTGTAACCAAGTGAAGTTGAATATATACGTTAGTAAATTTATTAGTAACGCGTGAGTTTTATTCGACCACCTCTGCGATCGAAAGAACATAAAAAGTATGACCTCTTCATCTGATTTTCGATTTAATGTATACCTCGGTGAGTTCTTCCGTATTCTCTTGTTATTAGCTGGTTTTACTCTTCAACGGATACcaccccgctgcgcaaattcgagcagtttccagcgcagaaaatgtacCAAATTCTGCGCTGGctagcgcagattttggcccgttccccgcgctggacttcagcgattcctgcgctgggtcgagcaagtttagcgccatctgctggcgaaatggacgaactatttatggcggcggagcaaaaaaaacggtcaaaaaatttgaaaatattggcacccattttttcgtccgcttcttctccctccctcaccctacCTTGCCtaacttgcgcttcagcccgtgccttccgccgctagctgattggctgttgcggtgtatgggttgatactcatatgtgcattgcggttgtgtattgttattggtggggtgggtgttagcatttattaatttgtgtgtgaccttgagacgctgtgggagaagctggattgggattcaaagtgttatcggtgtattgatgctatattttatttcgtgccgctgctgatgagaccattcgatgccgaTGCCAATCGAGGGGGAAGCAGCCTATTtgaaacaagcgtaggagaacgtctaacattaatctaatattttttttaatttgaacatgtttgatgcttcaacgaccttctaagcatcatgtagcacagtgtatagtggcaataaaatatatttttataaatgtgccgaaatctgtctcgcgttttcgggtctcgacacacacacacacacacacacacacacaacgcgtAGAAAGTgatcgttcactctatcatgtcgcgattccccaccccgcacggcgctagggatgaggatgctacaagaaagctgaaccaaccgttctaccgataaggtagccgtaatcgatcatgcgtggagggggggggtctTGTTGGGGGCGGGGgggagtgcgtgcttgcgcgacttcgggggtgcgtgatcgcgagcgcgctttcgtgggtgcgtgctggcgtgcgcgctttcatgctcgcgggcgcgcgtacgtgcgtgtgtgtgtgcgtgcgtgcgtgctggcgtgcgcgcgttcatgcatgtgtgcgcccgcgtgtgtgtgtgtgtgtgtgtgtgtgtgtgtgcgagtttgcgcgtgcgtgtttgtgtgtgagtttgctcgcgcgtgtttgtgtgtttgcgtgcgtttggaaaccccaaaactatttgattctgatgggtacattttcatccgctgcggctacacactccatgcattttcgatctcgctacctgagagacaacacaaccattggcattggcatctttgcgatcggctctgctgttgggggtattaaaaagacacacgatcaaagcaaacgtgcgtgtgatatattgcacatttatttctaattcagctagcggacccaagtggaaacaacattttgaattgaacacatacaaaagaggattctggatttgtttattatggtgcgcgtatggtgctgcacctgtccgtccagaatctggtggcttgttggtttgtagtcgttatcatgacgccgattgaccagcaatgccttggaatgggttcggatcggtaggttcatgttttggccgagtgcattccgtgtaTTTGTCtcgtcacagcggtagcccggcagcaacaaagtcaagacaaactcttacccgagtgtggactgctacgctaagttcttttgattattattattattattattggcgtaatagccaacgcgatcatgccggccttttcaggacttgagtaccacgtagccggagccggtgactaaccccttgctacggtggacggttcatacgcggttagaacccacgagggggtactgccacactgtctcctgctcgatgtatacgctgcaggcagggggaaggatggacctccacgataaaaaaaaaaaaaacaccgccaTGAACCAGCagcggacctaacggtaggcggactaggcagTCGCCGATGATCTCTACAAGTGTACAGAGTATtaacgacaagggcccccggaaagatggtcgttagggctccgtggctggagaaccatttgcacctcccctccccccatggtgacaacaattttagggtCTGTGACtaatgatcgtaggggtcccatggccatagcgattccatagtcatttttacattgcagcaattgaacttattgcgattttttggtttgatttgtgaaaatgcaacttcatcgctgcaatgtttgttaacggcatttttaggcgccacaacagctcgcgagcattgtccacacgcgaggaagagatagcgctatggagggaaaaagcacggacgacggctgacagcgactggccgtctgacgcaccaacacatccaaaccttcggcagcgcgctcaggcgaggggaatgaggcggagccagggacgggcagctcgacaaatttgccgttggagagaaaaggaaggcatgataaaattctcagaacgccataacgccttccgtcgctttgcgcagcgggacaTCTTTGATTTGGGAATGTGTCATAACGATGTAACCGCTGCAGCTAATGAGCGTTTATATGAGCGTTTATATAATatgagagcgtttctacatacaccgagactgcagctgagagatggctgtgagagaattgactaTCGGTTTCTCAtgccggtgtgtgtagaagctctgaaaagcgccgagatgagacttttaaaatgatgttgaaaaaatccattttaatcgctaaaatgaaatcaaaaaagtttcttttactttttaataatatttctacgattattagacggcaaaaatgccaactataattgatcgatcgctataaactgccaattcatgtttttctcagctccatcgttctttgcatgccgaggagaattctctgaccgaaaatgctgtcagtcgctgtcaaagcatgccgtcagttattttctcagctgcattctcggtgtatgtagaaacgctctgaGATCCGATCAAAAAATCGTCCCATATAACAATTTTCACCACAAATTCACCTCAAAACCTCTTGATTTAAGCAAAACAAGAGATTTGGTGATATTTTGAATGCATCAAGGTGAATAAAAACCAAGGTACGTTTTCACCGAGGATTGTATAGTTTCACACattcgaaattgttttcgaaTGTCATGTTCGATTCGAAGATTGCATAAAAAAGCCGCGCTTTTATGTACGCGCCTTGTCAATgtggatatgtgtgtgttattgtgcGCACCCGGCTTGGCTTGCTATCTTTATTTACTTTTGTGAGTACTGTGATTTGTAGGCGGATCTTCTCGCATCCCATCTGCCATGCCGTGATTTTGCTTGCTTAATTGCTGTATTTGGAGAAAAGACAGAGAAGACTGTAAGTAGAAATTAGAAGTATTAACTTTACCGGTGTTGGGCTGTTCCCGTGGTTACTGTTGTCGGCTACTGGGTGGCACACATCTACCTACGCTATCGGTGAACAAAATAATGTTCttacatgttttttgtttcttttagaTATGGATTCTAAAACCATCGAACCACATCATGTGCAGTTGCATCATCCAATGTCATTTCGCGAAGTAATAAAAGAATGCCATCAAAATCGCTTTCCTCCTCCTGTTCCAGATCTGGCACACTAACTACATCCCGACTTCCTGTGCTTGTAATCAGCGAAATCAACCTTTAGTACAAAATGCATATGCACCCCGTCCGTTAGACAATTAGCTGGACGCTGGTGCTTCATCGAAAACCCGTCTTCCTACCAGGCAAACAAACTCATCTGCCTCCTCTAGTTTTAAGGCACCCCATAAGCCCCTTCCGGTCCTTCCCACAGTCTACCGACCATTTGTGGAACCTTTGAATTTGCCTCAATTTTCTGGATCTATTTCTAATATCAGTGATTTGTCGAAATCCCATCTTACCGTACTTCCATCTGTACAAATAGGAACACCTAAAACGAATATGTCATTTACGAATATGCCTTCATCTACTACTCCCTTTTCCGTGGAAGCTTTGACGGAGATGATAATAGAAAGGTCCATGAAGGTAGATTTAATTTACGATACAATGTATCACAAAAATGCCACAGCCAGAAAAgcgtaaattaattttttttatgaagcaGGATTGATTAATTTTAACGAAAGATTAAAATTGGATAGCCTCTTTAAGTTGGACACAGCACAAAAACTTATATTTTATGTTACAAGTGTTAAAAATATAGCAGGTAGACTCAACTTAGTTTCAGAAGTAATGTTCGATCGTAAATTTTTGTCCACTTGTAGTTGGTCGGGGAAAGTAGTGTAAGTGCACGTAAGAtagatttcaatcaatttatATACGTACTTCATTTATTTAGAGTTGTAGGAGGTAACGGTTGTCTTGAGGCCACGGATACATTagtaaaaaaagtttcttaTGATGAAACTAGGCAATGCGTTGACTGcaagcgaagcaaaaaaacgaaaaaccgaAGAATTgctgtgattttgttttattgtaaaaGGACTATGAACAAAGATGAATTTCTTAAAAGATGTGATGGTTTGTTAACTAGTTATGTAAGTAATAAGAGCTATATAATtgaataacaaatgaacttTTACAACAAACGTTTACTTCGTTCTAATGAAACCATGATCTTTCATACCAATTGGCTCATATTTTATTAATGAAAATCACCCAACTGCCAGGTTCCAACTAGCTCCAATTATAGAAAACCCCTTTCCTTCAATTGTTAAAATTGCTACTAGTTTAATAAAATAACCGAACTGCTCATATTTATATGGTTGACATGTTCTGATCATCGTTTATTAGTCCTTTATATTAACAGTTTTAAAAGCCCCCTTTACTAATAGTTTATAAATATTGTAGAATTAATGTAACAAATTCTGCAATAAATATAATCCAGCTAGCACTATGTGGAGGTTGGGATAGGAGTTCAAAGATGCATAAAAGCGTCAAAGCAATTGCTAGCCagctgaaaaagaaaaaaaaggaaaattgtcGAAGCATTGCTGCCTTGCATGGAACAATTAAAAGGTCTTAAGCTATCTTAATGAAACCATGTCTAACCTATTCAGCTAAAGTATGTAATAATGGACTGAAATGATACTGTTGAGACGTTATCAACaggattttttatttcacccgAAATATGTAAAACAAGCGGTTTTCAGCAACgttaatttattgtttgagGCTAAAAATTCAGTCGCTTGGCTCGGGGATACGTGAACGAATGGCTCACGATCGTAACCTTTGCCGAAATCGGAAATTTTCGTGCAATCGGGACcccagatagcaaagccgaagaCCTTTATATGGTAGCCATCGCGCTCATCAAGGCTCACTGTCTGCGCCTACACGGGAGggccaaaacagccgaagtcatacaaaatcatgaaaagtctgcgcccttttgttccggcgtcctcgtgaagtttaccgagccgaaccgatcagttgtgttcgataaatatgtgtgcgtatcaggtagcagcatttgtactgcttacctgccgtatgccgctgtgataccgagcgagacgcatagacaacgcatcaaaaggacatgtgtagccgtgaggaaatttttctttgtctcttttgccttgtccttgcctttagatcctgatgagtgaagcatgcatacctttcgggtacgttcggggtataagctctatccctctcatgttaatggtgaagatagaatcgtatgtcatcggctctgcattcgggcgtggACAGGCCCGTGGACGCCGTTTGTTCGCAGGCACTTAGTcgcgcgcataaagcaaaatgtgcgcgaaggcgaaaaaccccgaaagcgcttcgtgtggccctctctcgtgtttctagttttagtctctctcgcatgtcatcactctctcccagtttttcggattgaaatgagaattcactctcttgatttggttgcggcagCCTAGCTGCTTCCCAAATAGCATTGGAGCGTTACGTTTCgcgatttttgtatggaggCGTTACTGCTCGCTACCTGCTCATAacactgctcgatagcagtcCTTAGTGAGCAGGTAGCGTGTAACATTCTATGTAAGCTCAATGAAAGCTCAAAGCTAAAGCGTTACTTAGCGAGTGCTCGAACCACAGTATCACGCTATGGGTTCTGTATTCGGATGtagacaaaaacacacacacttttttaaaatttcgatgcacattgtccagtacaacgataaaatgtattttatttaactattattCAATACTTACATGCCCCAATATATGGTTTTACACGTTTATATACGATTTCAACCATCACTTTGGATGGTATCAACGGATGCTGACGGCGTTGTTGTCTCTGCGTCAGGCACATGTATTGTTGCCGCTTCTAATGCTCGGGTCGTTTTTTCGTTAGCAGTAGCACAACGATTAAACGCACTAATTGTACCACTTGCAAAGCgatacaaataaagtaaaacacgtaatacaccgtacaacacacttcttaacaacacttgcacatTAAAACCACTTGTCGATGCGGTGATCCAATGTCctgtttgcagtggaaaaataacaatgaaagattagaatgctttcaaatatgacattattttataatactttcctttccatgctATTTTGTGGTGTATGGCAACGTTGGTTTGCTTGAAGATACACAACGACCGGTGTGTTGGTCCAGTTGAGAATGTGCCGATCACGATACGATAGTGATTGTTGTAGAAACTGTAACAAAGATCAATATCATTAAAtctgcattatttttacaattcattgtgatttcatgaaaaagtaaagtgaaaaagtaaagtaaaagtgaaaaagtaaaacatttcatcttaccggcgtcgtgtttgtttacgtttctgaCTTGACAGATATGCGACCTCGCCAATTGCAAGTCtgctttttcaattgaatacaaaaaatccgAGTTGTTCACATAAATATGAGAAAAAGTCAGTTAATCCACGttgtataaaataacaaacctGACAAAATACGCAGACATTAGTCGTGTTACAAAATGTCtttctaataaacaaaatctattttttttttgtagacatATGATATAAATGCAATTGGCGAGTTCTAATTGTATCATAtatattgctattttcaaagaggtttaaattaaaacaaacatcagttttttttaaacaatcagAACGATAATTATAAACtttgacgtttgacgtttaacTTAAAAGTCGCATTCGCGTTTCGCTCCGtatattttcttgaaaatcgcGCTGTTTATCACACTATTTTCCGGTTTCTGTATAATCACAGTATTTTAGAACACCGTTCCATTACCGTTCAATAGTGCGTTTATCTCTGCTGAcaataaaattcgcgtaaATTTCGTTTTTCGGATCGCATTTGAGTTCGCGCGTCCTAACCGCCATCGCTCTTATTGCTGCAACGAAAACCTGCACCGCTCCCGTAGAATGGCCCGTATTTGCAACGCCTGCACTATGGAAATTGTGGAGGCATCtatcagctgctgcctgtgcgaCTCTCCATTTCACCAGCGCTGCACGTCGGTTCCTGCTGATCTGTTCCTGCGCATTgcggaatataaacaattacactGGTGCTGTATTGGCTGCAACAACGTATTTATGAATCCGCGCACCAAGTTCGTAAAAGACGCAGCCATGCAATCTGGCTTCCAGGCGGCAATAACAACAGTCGCCGAATGCATCAAGACCGTTATGGAGCCATTGactaatgaaattaaaactggGTTTGCACGGATGAGCCAGCTCGATCTAAAAACTCCACGAAGTAGCCACCCGCCTGCTAAAATTCGTCGCATAAATCAGTCAAAACGTTTGTTCTCGGAAGTCGCTACTGACAACCGtacgttgtttacatttggcGCCAGACCCATCAACACCCAAATCAATAACAACCAGAACCAACATAATAAGCCGATCGATGATATGTATCGCAAAAATCGAGCACCCATGATCACAGGCACAAACAAAGATACAACTACATTTCCGATCAAAATAGTCCCCGCTCAGTCTACGGTGCAAAAGTGCGCATTGTATATTTCCCGGCTCGCTCCAGATACATCCAGTGACCAAATAGTGCAAATGGTCAAACATGCTTTGTCCATTGAGGATGTCACTGCATATTGCCTTATACGACaaggcacaaacacagcaacactcTCATTTCTATCCTTTAAGGTGTTAGTGCCTCTTACTCAACGTGAAAGGGCTCTTTCCCCCGATACCCCGATCCCCCGATTCCCCCGGTG from Anopheles coluzzii chromosome X, AcolN3, whole genome shotgun sequence includes:
- the LOC120961148 gene encoding uncharacterized protein K02A2.6-like, with the protein product MSTSENGASDFPMEGEQRRSSLLRSTGFATGQQIFPPANENVVPTVNLPSQNAAGQPSLQHFAASSSVPAQSPDSAMLMQMMQLMQQQMQQQQQQVQQQMQQQQQLITQVLQQSQVTNQQSQAFPTQVITPSNPELIIDALSGSITEFRYEAESEITFDTWFARYEDLFAQDASRLDDAAKVRLLVRKLGPAEHARYASFILPSVPREIPFDETVKKLKALFGRAETLVSKRYKCLQLTKSRTEDFVSFVCRVNRSCVNFQLSAMSEEQFKCLILVCGLKDDADADVRTRLLSRIEERTDVTLEQLSAECERISSLKVDSAMIATQAEEQILALRSRSNAQQQASKWKQRKQYQHTRNSDNVNKPPGPCWLCGEAHWASECSYALHKCRDCNVTGHREGFCNQQKRGNKKGKYKKKKRTSVDMRTVTVNVCNVQQARKFVNIFINSNRVRLQLDTGSDITVIGRETWQQLGKPTLKPVTVHAKTASGSRLELDGEFEAQITIGDRTRSAVIRVMDSALHLLGADMIATFELGAVPMDQFCNKVEAEGVKWESRFPALFKGNGLCTKANVQIQLKPNHRSVFCPKRPVAYAMRATVDKELDRLEDLGVITPVDYSDWAAPIVVVRKQNGSVRICGDYSTGLNAALQSYEYPLPLPEDIFAKLAQCKYFSKIDLTDAFLQVQIKEEYRPLLTINTHRGLYHYNRLPPGIKIAPAAFQQLIDAMLSGLKCTSGYMDDVVVGGKTEREHDENLLNLFRRIKEYGFTIRAEKCSFKMPRIEYLGFVIDRQGLRPNPAKIDAILKMPAPTNVSEVRSFLGAVNYYGKFVPKMRELRYPLDALLKNDTKFVWTRECANAFNRFKDLLASDLLLTHYDPNAEIVVSADASSVGLGATISHRYADGSLKVVQHASRALTKAEANYSQIDREGLAIIFAVKKFHKMLFGRHFRLQTDHRPLLRIFGSHKGIPVYTANRLQRFALQLLMYDFTIEYVQTDKFGNADVLSRLIHEHAKPDPEYIIASAELENDVSSIASYCINIFPLNFRDVAKATESDPVLKKVYGYIMEGWPQNVAYAAELACFYHRSEALTTVRGCILFGERVVIPSKLQQRCLKQLHEGHPGIQRMKSKARSYVYWPSVDKDITEHVKGCHACAIAAKTSPREKPVPWPATQKPWERIHIDFAGPIDGDYFLIVVDAFTKWPEVIRTRSTTSAATIAILRSIFARFGYPETMVSDNGPQFVSAEFSEYCSSRGIQHVTTAPFHPQSNGQAERFVDTFKRSMRKIQEGGTTQDEALDVFLASYRSTPNAILPDMQSPAEAMLGRKMRTALALLKPPPAAQAEPANLDRRFQRGDLVYAKFYARNSWKWVPAQIIRELGSVMFEVQTNNQRVHRRHVNQLRKRDSAVGASSEDVDIDHLPFDLLTDSAVAESSSVPLTDHQTSASPTQPSPRPIPFATTKRQQPIRSPRRSSRLRRLPRRLEGYRL